From Gammaproteobacteria bacterium, a single genomic window includes:
- the pyrH gene encoding UMP kinase, which produces MSGSSEFRYSRVLLKLSGEALAGEEGFGISPPVVDRLTDEIGTLADLGVALGIVIGGGNIMRGALASRQGMDRVTADYMGMLATVINALALQDLLERKNVTTRVLTAFRMEKLAEPYIRRRAIRHLEKGRVVIFAGGTGNPYFSTDTAAALRAIEMEADVIIKATKVAGIFTADPLLDPTAQFIRRISFQEVIARELGVMDAPAVSLCKDNKLPIIVLNLGERGAVGAAIRGERIGTLVS; this is translated from the coding sequence ATGAGCGGCTCGTCGGAATTCCGGTACTCGCGGGTTCTCCTGAAGCTCTCCGGCGAAGCGCTCGCGGGAGAGGAGGGATTCGGCATCTCTCCGCCGGTCGTGGACCGGCTCACCGACGAGATCGGGACGCTCGCCGACCTGGGCGTGGCCCTCGGCATCGTCATCGGGGGCGGCAACATCATGCGCGGGGCGCTGGCCAGCCGTCAGGGCATGGACCGCGTCACAGCCGACTACATGGGCATGCTCGCCACCGTCATCAACGCGTTGGCGCTTCAGGATCTGCTCGAGCGCAAGAACGTCACCACGCGCGTGCTGACCGCCTTTCGCATGGAAAAGCTCGCGGAGCCCTACATCCGCCGCCGGGCGATTCGCCACCTGGAGAAGGGCAGGGTGGTGATCTTCGCCGGAGGCACGGGGAACCCGTACTTTTCGACCGACACCGCGGCCGCTCTGCGGGCGATCGAGATGGAAGCCGACGTGATCATCAAGGCCACCAAGGTGGCGGGAATCTTTACCGCCGATCCTCTCCTGGACCCGACCGCGCAGTTCATCCGGCGCATCAGCTTTCAGGAAGTGATCGCGCGGGAACTGGGGGTCATGGATGCCCCGGCGGTGTCGCTCTGCAAGGACAACAAGCTGCCCATCATCGTACTCAATCTCGGCGAGAGAGGAGCGGTCGGGGCCGCCATCAGAGGGGAGCGCATAGGCACGTTGGTATCCTGA